A single window of Dermacentor albipictus isolate Rhodes 1998 colony chromosome 1, USDA_Dalb.pri_finalv2, whole genome shotgun sequence DNA harbors:
- the RsfS312 gene encoding uncharacterized protein RsfS312, with product MGSQMVLTTLFRLGGLGVRQIGYRAADVHRDQLCQRLANQAALRRHFSARHSSLRKDDVVDSKLESSQSSKKPLIEPDDETRSILNDIWRDFECVPPKPSPAGGGSSGSSPAPAAATKGDLPKEKGTDGPRMRSMLHSARANAKKLFADEDSSIILDSAEEQSALPDADVDYIPQNIKVDPLEGFNLKRGETGVFEVEELVNILREEKLSDIAVITVPKEMTYADYLVLATAISPRQSRGVTEFLRKLYKRKKASTDPTLFIEGEESADWKVLDMGNVVLHVFLAEARRHYDVETLWTVGSRYDDLTHAKDDPVYNLLQQQIQLMQEMQPKDLDDRCALQS from the exons ATGGGCTCGCAGATGGTGCTAACCACGCTTTTCCGACTAGGAGGACTCGGTGTGAGACAAATAGGCTACCGGGCTGCCGATGTTCATCGCGACCAGCTATGTCAACGGTTGGCCAACCAGGCTGCTTTACGACGTCATTTCTCCGCTCGTCATTCGTCTCTGCGAAAAGACGACGTAGTGGACTCAAAACTGGAAAGCAGTCAATCTTCCAAGAAGCCCTTGATTGAACCAGATGACGAAACGCGCTCAATTTTGAATGACATTTGGCGCGACTTCGAGTGCGTGCCGCCAAAGCCGAGCCCTGCCGGAGGCGGTAGCAGCGGCAGTAGTCCAGCGCCCGCTGCCGCAACGAAAGGAGACCTGCCAAAAGAAAAAGGGACGGATGGCCCTCGAATGCGCAGCATGCTGCATTCTGCCAGGGCTAACGCTAAGAAGCTCTTTGCAGACGAAGACTCGTCGATAATCCTGGACTCGGCTGAGGAGCAAAGCGCATTGCCTGATGCTGATGTGGATTACATTCCTCAAAACATCAAAGTTGATCCACTTGAAGGCTTCAACTTAAAAC GTGGTGAAACTGGTGTCTTTGAAGTTGAAGAGCTGGTTAACATTCTACGAGAAGAAAAGCTGTCTGACATTGCTGTTATCACAGTTCCAAAGGAGATGACGTATGCAGACTACTTGGTTTTAGCAACAGCAATCTCACCACGTCAATCTCGAGGAGTGACAGAATTTTTGCGAAAATTG TACAAGCGCAAGAAGGCCAGCACTGACCCAACCCTATTCATTGAGGGAGAAGAAAGTGCCGACTGGAAAGTGCTGGACATGGGGAATGTGGTGTTGCATGTATTTTTGGCAGAAGCACGCAGACATTATGATGTAGAGACCTTGTGGACTGTAGGAAGCCGCTATGATGACCTTACACATGCAAAGGATGATCCAGTGTACAACCTGTTGCAACAGCAGATCCAACTGATGCAGGAGATGCAACCCAAAGATCTTGATGATCGATGTGCTTTGCAGTCTTGA
- the LOC135897275 gene encoding transmembrane protein 41A-like — MMHILLLPACAAIGTGWLYLLTTLLPSVGHDDDASRLKFPSSHQELKELAELLNSYKEQHAAYVLVLFSSAYLYKQTFAIPGSVFLNVLAGALFGIWKSFLLTCLLSGIGASQCYLLSKFCGQKYVASYFPDKVKLFQDKVKENRDRLLYWLLFLRLFPMTPNWFLNIASPVVGVPLHLFFISVLIGLMPYNFICVQTGCILSELKSMNDILTWTTMAKMAAIAGVALLPSLLMKRRVKKECDMN, encoded by the exons ATGATGCATATTCTGCTACTTCCAGCCTGTGCGGCTATTGGCACAGGATGGTTATATCTCCTCACTACGCTACTTCCGAGCGTCGGCCACGACGATGATGC GAGTCGCCTGAAGTTTCCTAGCAGTCATCAAGAATTGAAAGAATTAGCGGAGCTACTGAATTCCTACAAAGAGCAACACGCAGCTTATGTTTTGGTGCTGTTTTCATCGGCATACTTGTACAAGCAAACGTTTGCCATTCCGGGATCCGTTTTTCTG AATGTTCTGGCTGGTGCACTGTTCGGCATCTGGAAAAGTTTTTTGTTGACTTGCCTGCTTTCTGGAATAGGCGCATCACAGTGCTATTTGCTCTCCAAATTTTGTGGCCAAAAGTACGTTGCGAGTTACTTTCCTGATAAAGTAAAGCTTTTCCAAGACAAG GTCAAGGAAAACAGAGACCGCCTCCTGTATTGGCTTCTCTTTTTGCGTTTATTCCCGATGACACCAAACTGGTTTCTCAACATTGCGTCTCCAGTTGTTGGTGTTCCACTGCACCTGTTCTTCATATCAGTTTTGATTG GTTTGATGCCTTACAACTTTATATGTGTGCAGACAGGCTGCATACTCTCAGAGTTGAAGTCTATGAATGACATACTCACATGGACTACAATGGCCAAGATGGCAGCCATTGCAGGCGTTGCACTTTTACCAAGCCTTCTGATGAAAAGACGTGTCAAGAAAGAGTGCGATATGAACTGA